From the Paraflavitalea soli genome, the window CCTTCGTAAGGTCGCCATACACGTTTACTCTTCTGCCTACACCACCATCGCCGGTGATAGCAGTGGGATTGTTGTTGGTCCACTCTACCAGTTTTGCGGGTGCTGCATCATCCACATCATTGTACCGGTACAAAGTGAACTTGCTGTTTTTAGGCGCCCAGGAGCAGGCGAGGATGTGATCGGCTGTGTCGCTGATCACCTGGAAATTGGTAGCGGTGAAGGGATTGTACATATCCTTAATGTAAGCCCCGGTAAAGCGGTTGAATACGCTGAATTTGGCAGGGGTGGTCCTCCTGGTCAATACCAGGTTATCGCCGCTTACAGCGAGACACACTTCGTTGTTGGCGGTAAATCCAAGTTCAGCACCGGCCTTTGTCCACAGTTTCCTGTTGATACCTGCACCATAAGCCAGTTTGACGGGCTCTATTGCACGCAGGGTATAAGTCTTCGCTTTATTGTCTATTCCTGTCACGGTGAAAGGAACATTCTGAGAAAGGTTTACAGAGGCGCCATAAGTAACAGAAGCTTTGGAATGCTTATTGATCTCATAAGTGAGGGTAGCGTTGGACACGTCGGTACCGGGCAGCACATAAAATAATATTTCATTGGCCTGGACCACGCCGTCTACTGCTTCGGTAGTACCACCAGCGGTAAATTCAATACGGGCACTGGTTACAGAAACATCGCCTACTTTCTTCGCAACGATCACATATTTGGATTGTGCACCATTACCTGCTGTTACGGTAATCTCCAGGGGCTTACTGAGGTCTACCACATTGCCCAGGGTTGGGCTCATGGTAGCATCGGTGGGGATGGTAGCTCTCAGGATAAGCTTTGTAATGTCTACTTCCTTATCGAAGTCTGGTGGGAAATACCAGGGAATATCGAAATAGATGGTATCGTTGTTGGGGCTGTAACGGGCATCAAACAGGCGATCGCCGCCTTTACCTACGGTAGTAACATAAATATCACTGAGGGTGCTTTGTTCTTTCCGGATCACGGGATCTGCCTTGCGGCAGGCAGAGAATAGCCCTGCGGTGCAAGCAGCTGTTATTAAGAATAAATAAATCTTTTTCATGTAATTCATTTTACTGGTTTAGCATGTGAGATGACAACTCACGGTTCTACCATCCTTTGATTTGTGTAAGGGCTGTGTTGACCTGCAGTTCACCAACGGGAATAGGGATATAGTACAGGGCTGGTGTAAACTGCCTGTTCACATTATCGCAAGGCACTACTTCATATTTGAAGCTTGCGCCGGAAGGCGTAACCTTATGACCGGTAAACTTTACATTATTCAACACGGTGTGCGCTTTGCGCCAGCGGCGAAGGTCCCAGTAACGATGTCCTTCGAAGGCCAGTTCAACGATGCGCTCATGTTCTACGGCGGTCATCAATTGTGCCGTATTGCTGGCAGCTGTATTGGGCAAACCTCGTTTATTGCGCAGGGCATTCAATGCGTCCTGTGCGCCAGTAACATCGTTGAGCTTCGCTTTGGCTTCCGCCTGTATCAGTAGCACTTCTGCATAACGCAGCTCGATCCAGCTTTGTACGCTCTTATTCACCACAAAATTGTTGACAGCTGGGTTCAGCATCTTTTTGATGTAGTATCCGGTAACTGTTTTACGCGGCTCGGTAGTTACTGCATATTCAGTAAAACCTTCAGCCACATTATCCGGTGTGGTATTGATGGTACGGCCTTTCCAGGAAGCGCCATTGTACAATATAGATGCATAGAACCTTGGTTCACGGTTAGCATAAGGGCTGGCAGCCTGGGTAGTATTGCTCCAGGAGAACTTAGAGCCGTCGCTCATTTCAAATTCATTCACCAGTTCGGCTGTAGGTACACCATACACCAGGCATTGACCCGGGGCATCGGCAGGAGGTGCAAAACCCAGATCGAGGTTATGGGTAAGCTGTGGCGCTACAAAGTCAAGCTTAAATACTGCTTCCTTAGTATTCTTATTGGTAAAGATGTTGTTGAAGTCGGTTTCCAGTGCATAATAACCTTCATTGGCCAGGTCTACTACTGCTTTGGCTGCATTGGCGGCATTCTGGTAATAGGTTTGTGCATTGCCGGCTGATACACCGGTCAGCGCATCCTGGTTAAATTGTTTCTTATCGTTCTCTGCAATGGAAGCAGCGTAGATCCAGGTGCGGGCCAGCATTCCATAAGCAGCACCTTTGGTGGCCCTGCCGGTGCGGGCTGCATCCCATTGTTTGGGCAGGTTCTCCGCAGCATAGGCAAAATCAGCGGCGATGAATTTCCAGCAGTCCTCTTCAGCAGCACGCTGGTGATTGGTAGTAAGGTACTGGCCTATATTATCCAATAATACCACGCTGCCATGCAGCTTTACCAGCCAGAAATAAACATATCCGCGGATAAAACGTGCCTCTGCCTCGTATTGCTTTTTGCCTGTTTCATCTACCTTGGCATATTTGGCCAGACCGTCTAAGAACTCATTCAAGCGGCGGATACGGGTATACCCGGATTGCCAATAGTTCAACTGGGGGCCAGCCGCGTTTACGCGGGAGGCATCGGTAGCCAGGATATTAACGGTACCATTACCAGAAACGGTAGAGGTATATTTTTCAATATCACTCAATGCATCGGTAGCATTGTCATAACCAATGGGGAATACGCCAAACTGGAAGGTCTTGAACTCACTGTACATGCCATTCACATACAGTTCCATATTGGCCGGGTTGCTCCATACCGCCTCTTCCGTATACCGGTCGGTGGGCATAATATCTACTTTACAGCTCTGCACAGCTACTACAATGCCTGCTGCCAGTAAGGTCTTTTTTATGATAGAAAATGAAATGCTCATAAAGTCAGAATTGTTAA encodes:
- a CDS encoding RagB/SusD family nutrient uptake outer membrane protein translates to MSISFSIIKKTLLAAGIVVAVQSCKVDIMPTDRYTEEAVWSNPANMELYVNGMYSEFKTFQFGVFPIGYDNATDALSDIEKYTSTVSGNGTVNILATDASRVNAAGPQLNYWQSGYTRIRRLNEFLDGLAKYAKVDETGKKQYEAEARFIRGYVYFWLVKLHGSVVLLDNIGQYLTTNHQRAAEEDCWKFIAADFAYAAENLPKQWDAARTGRATKGAAYGMLARTWIYAASIAENDKKQFNQDALTGVSAGNAQTYYQNAANAAKAVVDLANEGYYALETDFNNIFTNKNTKEAVFKLDFVAPQLTHNLDLGFAPPADAPGQCLVYGVPTAELVNEFEMSDGSKFSWSNTTQAASPYANREPRFYASILYNGASWKGRTINTTPDNVAEGFTEYAVTTEPRKTVTGYYIKKMLNPAVNNFVVNKSVQSWIELRYAEVLLIQAEAKAKLNDVTGAQDALNALRNKRGLPNTAASNTAQLMTAVEHERIVELAFEGHRYWDLRRWRKAHTVLNNVKFTGHKVTPSGASFKYEVVPCDNVNRQFTPALYYIPIPVGELQVNTALTQIKGW
- a CDS encoding DUF5018 domain-containing protein, yielding MKKIYLFLITAACTAGLFSACRKADPVIRKEQSTLSDIYVTTVGKGGDRLFDARYSPNNDTIYFDIPWYFPPDFDKEVDITKLILRATIPTDATMSPTLGNVVDLSKPLEITVTAGNGAQSKYVIVAKKVGDVSVTSARIEFTAGGTTEAVDGVVQANEILFYVLPGTDVSNATLTYEINKHSKASVTYGASVNLSQNVPFTVTGIDNKAKTYTLRAIEPVKLAYGAGINRKLWTKAGAELGFTANNEVCLAVSGDNLVLTRRTTPAKFSVFNRFTGAYIKDMYNPFTATNFQVISDTADHILACSWAPKNSKFTLYRYNDVDDAAPAKLVEWTNNNPTAITGDGGVGRRVNVYGDLTKDAVIMAPAGQSAVIYKWRIVNGAAVSQTPEVITYKSVTGGSSVFMGYYAEAQPIGTSANADYFINYQFEVALVNGTTHERMAALTLPYPVVFTMPTAYNRFNNANYLSIVKYINSYDLNQVQIALFDVTKTSMMGLPPTDPNYSALNVFTSPTFTGTANGNGTADIAVGYSNNRERMQVYMLLTNGGIMAHEFTNYAP